The following coding sequences are from one Lolium rigidum isolate FL_2022 chromosome 6, APGP_CSIRO_Lrig_0.1, whole genome shotgun sequence window:
- the LOC124659590 gene encoding uncharacterized protein LOC124659590, with amino-acid sequence MVKKLWSAAEPHLLKMLACLSVAAAFVTAMLLKYPQRSRKVSVPVSKPKPSARPARVPVLAPHSVAQPPVFRSEQPVHRPMHKPEPSSCLDLPVQSVLPRPDPPASLNVPSVGHGNRDQMIQQGDGGIVRASDDKSMPPVVQLLGEFSYVDTGSSRGRPVKDPSQHGGDIRVQESTPPRKDVVRIQKESDKARSPGIQAALKKESAAEEEKIDATPTPLRRSSRLRKKPSP; translated from the exons ATGGTGAAGAAACTCTGGTCTGCAGCGGAACCTCATTTGCTCAAGATGTTGGCATGCCTGTCTGTTGCAGCAGCCTTTGTGACTGCTATGCTCCTCAAGTATCCCCAAAGATCTCGTAAGGTCAGTGTGCCGGTGTCAAAGCCTAAGCCCTCAGCTCGACCAGCGCGAGTACCAGTCCTAGCTCCTCATAGTGTTGCACAGCCGCCTGTGTTCCGTTCGGAGCAGCCTGTGCATCGCCCAATGCACAAACCAGAGCCCTCTTCCTGCTTAGATCTTCCTGTGCAATCGGTGTTACCCAGGCCAGATCCACCTGCCAGCCTTAATGTTCCTTCAGTTGGTCATGGGAATCGTGATCAGATGATTCAGCAAGGGGATGGTGGCATCGTAAGGGCTTCAGATGACAAGTCGATGCCACCAGTGGTCCAATTGCTTGGAGAGTTCTCATATGTGGATACAGGCAGCTCAAGAGGGAGGCCTGTCAAAGACCCCAGTCAGCATGGTGGAGATATCAGGGTTCAGGAATCGACGCCTCCCAGAAAGGATGTGGTCAGGATACAAAAGGAATCTGACAAAGCTCGAAGCCCTGGTATTCAAGCAGCActaaagaag GAGAGTGCAGCAGAAGAAGAGAAGATTGATGCTACACCAACTCCGCTGAGACGTTCAAGTCGCCTCCGTAAAAAGCCTTCTCCGTGA
- the LOC124659753 gene encoding serpin-Z1-like: protein MELAAAARDEAAFAMRVLRQLACGGGEASGANLAVSPLSIHAALTLLGAGAKGATLDQIVAFLGPAGGAAHAALASHVALRVLSDSAGDDGGPKVLFANGVWVDAAMRLKAGYAAVVSEHYRAQAHPASFKHAPEEARAQINRWFESVTAGRIKDLLPKDSVSSATLAVLGNALYFKGAWCSKFDPALTLDDAFHLPTGGHVRAPFMSSGKQQHIVCRPGYKVLRLPYARGYQDQRAFSMYIYLPDERHGLRSLLHRLGSSDTTKLEGSISLMAKVPVGAFKVPRFTVSCSTDATELLQLLGLRLPFHPGLADFSDMLDSPAPLVVSAVFHQSFVEVNEEGTEAAAATAVGVAFGCAAMSAPVQVVDFVADHPFMFLIKEDRTGVVVFAGQVVNPLLS, encoded by the exons ATGGAGCTCGCGGCGGCCGCCAGGGACGAGGCCGCCTTCGCCATGCGCGTGCTCCGCCAGCTCgcctgcggcggcggcgaggcatcGGGAGCCAACCTCGCCGTCTCCCCGCTATCCATCCACGCCGCGCTGACGCTGCTCGGCGCGGGCGCCAAGGGCGCCACGCTCGACCAGATCGTCGCCTTCCTCGgccccgccggcggcgccgcccacgcGGCGCTTGCCTCGCACGTCGCGCTGCGCGTCCTCTCCGACagcgccggcgacgacggcgggcccAAGGTGCTGTTCGCCAACGGCGTGTGGGTCGACGCCGCCATGCGCCTCAAGGCCGGCTACGCCGCCGTCGTCTCCGAGCACTACCGCGCCCAGGCGCACCCGGCGTCCTTCAAACACGCG CCAGAGGAAGCGAGAGCCCAGATCAACCGGTGGTTCGAGAGCGTGACGGCGGGCCGGATCAAGGACCTCCTGCCCAAGGACTCCGTCAGCAGCGCGACGCTCGCCGTCCTCGGGAACGCGCTCTACTTCAAGGGCGCCTGGTGCAGCAAGTTCGACCCCGCGCTCACGCTGGACGACGCCTTCCACCTACCCACCGGCGGCCACGTCCGCGCGCCGTTCATGTCGAGCGGCAAGCAGCAGCACATCGTCTGCCGCCCCGGCTACAAGGTGCTGCGCCTCCCCTACGCCCGTGGCTACCAGGACCAACGGGCATTCTCCATGTACATCTACCTCCCGGACGAGCGCCACGGCCTGCGGAGCCTGCTGCACAGGCTGGGGTCATCCGACACAACAAAGCTCGAGGGCTCCATCTCTCTGATGGCCAAGGTCCCCGTGGGCGCCTTCAAGGTGCCCAGGTTCACCGTGTCGTGCAGCACGGACGCGACGGAGCTGCTGCAGCTCCTCGGCCTGCGCCTGCCGTTCCACCCCGGCCTCGCCGACTTCTCCGACATGCTGGACTCGCCGGCGCCGCTCGTCGTGTCCGCCGTCTTCCACCAGTCCTTCGTCGAGGTCAACGAGGAAGGGACCGAGGCCGCCGCGGCCACGGCTGTCGGTGTGGCCTTTGGCTGCGCGGCGATGAGCGCGCCCGTTCAGGTTGTGGACTTCGTCGCCGACCACCCGTTCATGttcttgatcaaggaggaccgCACCGGCGTGGTGGTCTTCGCCGGCCAGGTGGTCAATCCTTTGCTTTCGTAG